Proteins co-encoded in one Arachis stenosperma cultivar V10309 chromosome 7, arast.V10309.gnm1.PFL2, whole genome shotgun sequence genomic window:
- the LOC130939616 gene encoding uncharacterized protein LOC130939616 — MIEGNYVAVKPWDQEFRSSENCFGATLVWIRISGLPIWCYQEDAMLRVAAAVGIPVKVDLATKLAERGRYARACVQIYLGLPVTKKILVEGVEYEVEYESIHLICGSCLKFGHDMKVCKTDSNVGGGTNAKVISDVAKQPESSNSKNNVTVPDLVESDLHVVHVDHAQHEDLEGWTQVIRKGKYKMGQKPSPSTHQVQPKAKKTPNKATSTWTRPNHQRTTHATGSKVKLSRGINIGKSVSVASSGTRHNVHHQQQYETTNGTVRKRPRPNSLQNSPVDKDGASTAAWNVRGASNKMARVHCKNLLGFHCVGIEEAVGHRGGIWFLSSIANASCVVIDQIDQCITVKVSVGHNRPWMAIGDFNEIVAPDESTGAYFSSHRASLLATTLDDCELFDLKVTGRRYTWYRAVQASRDLAKRLDRALVNEVWMSMFPEGYSEILSRLHSDHCPILVRCHGSPRVKGSRPFRFQAAWATHPSYKHVISKAWNQEFGGVTERLKMVQQASLDFNSKIFGNIFVRKNKLEYHIDQIQRRLEVTDVLSLRIKEAELRKDYNRLLLQEELFWYQKSREQWVKYGDRNTKFFHLQTLVRRNHNRVHGLYVRDGSWSTDPDILQEEALSFYKNLFGTTEEVEVDCLGDVPMPTLSTEACARLIDPVSFAEVKSAVFSMSPFKAPGPDGFQAYFFKEYWEIVGTEIWNIVRSAFLGEFLNPSIMETLIVLIPKIDNPTFMKDFRPISLCNVVYKIITKVLTNRLRPFLPDIVSPLQGGFIPGRGAPDNIIVAQEILNFMKHTKSKKGTLAFKIDLEKAYDRVNWRFLESTLIAFGFPIITVNLIMTCVRASSLSIMWNGNRLDSFAPRRGLRQGDPMSPYLFMLCMKRLACYISHKVVEGVWKPVSVTRGGPKFSHLMFADDLLLFCQATKSQVQMVMHSLNIFCKASGMKVNLEKSKAFCSKNVTARRRDIFTSVSSIRFALDLGRYLGVNLNHSRTSRASFHSVIEKVRGRLANWKGRLLNKAGRLCLINSVAASIPVYHMQFLWKGQVDGRGLSLVNWRTVITPKKFGGLGVRDTACVNISLLGKLVWQLFHCQDKPWVALLRAKYLRNEGVLDGPVPCNASHVWKSISKAFGALKDAFSWCVGSFDQSFWFNNWSIEGPIAQDVPFVHISDSDLTIRDVWKDGQWNLHDIFSIIPEDVKQCLNAYNPDLNAGESSGWSWGVASSRLYSARSGYSWLAKRKFDWNEHDNWLWVWCLHIPEKYKFLIWLSLHNAIPTAEFHLGRGLALSSTCHWCQNGSESILHCLRECPSSKEVWTLLGLYSDNSNLHDWLYRGARSGDAFLFFSTIWWIWRSRNHDLFNIDDSWSASKVVSLIRSSVREFHTIFTMHQSLSPPSFCLHWVPPPVHSVKLNCDASWFAPSGYAGFGCIIRNPDGCWLKGCTGKVEVCSVLFAELYAIWRGLLLAWESGFREVICETDCLEALFLVNQRMLSKDIPEWDLAKHIQEVMNWNWRVSILLIQRTANSVADCMAKAAASVADIHSNWSQPWSELQHLIDLDMTLAN, encoded by the exons ATGATTGAGGGAAATTATGTGGCTGTGAAGCCTTGGGATCAAGAGTTTAGATCAAGTGAAAACTGTTTTGGAGCAACTTTAGTGTGGATTAGAATTTCTGGATTACCAATTTGGTGCTACCAAGAAGATGCAATGCTCCGTGTTGCGGCTGCAGTTGGCATTCCCGTTAAGGTTGATTTGGCAACAAAATTAGCTGAAAGAGGACGATATGCTCGAGCCTGTGTTCAGATATATTTAGGATTGCCAGTGACTAAGAAGATTCTTGTTGAAGGTGTTGAATATGAGGTTGAATATGAAAGTATTCACCTTATTTGTGGCTCCTGTCTCAAGTTTGGTCATGATATGAAGGTGTGCAAGACTGACAGCAATGTAGGAGGAGGAACTAATGCCAAGGTGATCAGCGATGTAGCAAAACAGCCAGAAAgctcaaattcaaaaaataatgtTACTGTCCCGGATTTGGTGGAGAGTGATTTGCATGTTGTTCATGTAGACCATGCACAACATGAGGATTTGGAAGGTTGGACTCAAGTGATTAGGAAAGGAAAGTATAAAATGGGTCAAAAGCCTTCTCCTAGTACCCATCAGGTCCAACCAAAAGCAAAGAAGACTCCTAACAAGGCTACCAGTACTTGGACAAGGCCTAACCACCAACGTACAACACATGCTACTGGATCCAAAGTAAAATTAAGCAGGGGCATCAATATTGGAAAATCGGTTAGTGTGGCTTCTTCGGGGACTCGGCACAATGTTCATCATCAGCAGCAATATGAGACAACAAATGGCACTGTGCGAAAGCGTCCTCGCCCAAACTCTTTGCAGAATTCACCAGTAGATAAGGATGGAGCATCGACGGCAG CCTGGAATGTGAGGGGTGCGTCTAACAAGATGGCCCGTGTGCATTGCAAAAATTTG TTGGGTTTTCATTGTGTTGGTATTGAGGAAGCAGTAGGACACAGGGGTGGCATTTGGTTTCTATCTTCTATTGCTAATGCTTCTTGTGTGGTTATTGATCAAATTGACCAATGTATCACAGTGAAAGTGAGTGTGG GCCATAATAGACCATGGATGGCCATTGGTGATTTTAATGAGATTGTGGCACCAGATGAGAGTACAGgtgcttatttttcttctcacaGAGCTAGTCTATTAGCTACTACTCTAGATGACTGTGAGCTCTTTGATCTTAAAGTGACTGGTAGGAGATATACTTGGTATAGAGCAGTTCAGGCTAGCAGGGACTTGGCTAAAAGATTGGATAGAGCTCTAGTTAATGAGGTGTGGATGTCAATGTTTCCTGAGGGTTATTCTGAAATTCTTAGCAGGCTTCATTCTGATCATTGTCCTATTTTAGTTCGTTGTCATGGTAGCCCCAGAGTGAAAGGTTCTCGTCCTTTTAGGTTCCAAGCTGCGTGGGCAACACATCCTTCTTATAAACATGTTATTAGTAAGGCTTGGAATCAAGAGTTTGGAGGTGTTACTGAAAGGCTTAAGATGGTTCAACAGGCTTCTTTGGACTTCAACTCAAAGATTTTTGGAAATATTTTTGTGCGAAAAAATAAGCTGGAATATCATATTGATCAGATTCAACGGCGTTTGGAGGTTACCGATGTGTTATCTCTGAGAATTAAAGAAGCTGAACTGAGAAAAGATTATAATAGGCTTTTATTGCAAGAGGAACTTTTTTGGTACCAGAAATCTAGAGAGCAGTGGGTCAAGTATGGGGATAGAAACACTAAATTCTTTCATCTTCAGACTTTGGTGCGTAGAAACCATAATAGAGTACATGGATTATATGTTAGAGATGGGTCTTGGTCTACTGATCCAGATATTCTCCAGGAAGAAGCCCTCTCTTTTTACAAGAATCTCTTTGGTACAACGGAAGAGGTTGAGGTTGATTGTTTAGGGGATGTTCCGATGCCCACTCTAAGCACTGAGGCTTGTGCTAGGTTAATTGACCCTGTCTCTTTTGCGGAAGTCAAGTCAGCAGTATTCAGTATGAGCCCTTTTAAGGCTCCTGGTCCAGATGGCTTTCAagcttatttttttaaagaatattgGGAGATAGTAGGCACTGAGATTTGGAATATTGTCCGGAGCGCTTTTTTGGGAGAGTTCTTAAATCCTAGCATCATGGAAACTCTAATTGTGCTTATTCCTAAAATTGATAATCCTACCTTTATGAAGGATTTCAGGCCTATTAGCTTGTGTAATGTTGTTTATAAAATTATCACCAAAGTATTGACTAACCGACTTCGGCCTTTTCTTCCAGATATTGTTAGTCCTTTACAAGGAGGTTTTATTCCGGGTCGTGGTGCTCCTGATAATATTATTGTGGCCcaagaaattttgaatttcatgaAGCACACAAAATCCAAGAAAGGTACTCTTGCTTTTAAAATTGATCTTGAAAAAGCTTATGATAGGGTGAATTGGAGGTTTTTGGAGAGTACTCTCATTGCTTTTGGTTTTCCTATCATCACTGTTAATTTGATTATGACTTGTGTCCGTGCATCCTCTCTTTCTATTATGTGGAATGGGAATAGATTGGATAGTTTTGCTCCTAGAAGGGGGCTTAGACAGGGCGATCCAATGTCTCCTTACTTATTTATGCTTTGTATGAAAAGACTTGCCTGCTATATATCTCATAAGGTGGTTGAGGGTGTGTGGAAACCAGTTTCTGTCACTAGGGGTGGCCCAAAATTTTCTCATTTGATGTTTGCAGATGATCTCTTACTCTTCTGCCAGGCTACAAAAAGTCAGGTCCAAATGGTCATGCATTCTCTTAACATTTTTTGCAAGGCATCTGGCATGAAAGTGAATCTTGAAAAGTCTAAAGCTTTTTGTTCTAAAAATGTGACTGCTCGTAGAAGAGATATTTTTACTAGTGTTTCTTCAATACGTTTTGCTTTGGACTTAGGAAGATATCTTGGAGTTAACCTTAATCATTCCCGTACCAGTAGGGCTTCTTTTCATTCGGTGATTGAAAAGGTGAGGGGAAGATTAGCTAATTGGAAAGGAAGGCTTCTAAATAAAGCAGGGAGACTTTGCCTTATCAATTCTGTTGCAGCATCCATTCCTGTCTATCATATGCAG TTCCTTTGGAAGGGTCAAGTTGATGGTAGAGGTCTTTCTCTTGTTAATTGGAGGACCGTGATCACTCCAAAAAAATTTGGTGGCCTAGGTGTTAGAGACACTGCGTGTGTTAATATATCTTTACTTGGTAAATTGGTGTGGCAACTTTTTCATTGTCAGGACAAGCCTTGGGTTGCTCTATTGAGGGCGAAGTATCTGAGGAATGAGGGAGTTTTAGATGGCCCTGTCCCTTGCAATGCTTCTCATGTTTGGAAGAGTATCTCAAAGGCTTTTGGTGCTCTTAAGGATGCCTTCTCTTGGTGCGTTGGGTCATTTGATCAATCTTTTTGGTTTAACAATTGGAGTATTGAGGGCCCAATTGCTCAAGATGTCCCTTTTGTACATATATCTGACTCTGATTTAACTATTAGAGACGTTTGGAAAGATGGTCAATGGAATCTCCATGATATTTTCTCTATCATTCCAGAAGATGTCAAACAGTGTTTGAATGCTTATAATCCGGATTTGAATGCTGGAGAGAGTTCGGGTTGGTCGTGGGGTGTGGCATCTTCTAGACTCTACTCAGCTAGGAGTGGGTACAGTTGGCTAGCCAAAAGAAAGTTTGACTGGAATGAGCATGATAATTGGTTGTGGGTATGGTGTCTGCATATTCCTGAGAAGTATAAGTTCTTGATTTGGCTCAGTCTCCATAATGCTATTCCTACGGCAGAGTTTCATTTGGGTCGTGGTTTAGCTTTATCTAGCACCTGTCATTGGTGTCAGAATGGTTCTGAATCCATTCTTCATTGTCTTCGGGAGTGCCCTAGTTCCAAGGAGGTCTGGACCCTTTTAGGCCTGTATTCAGATAACTCGAATTTACATGATTGGCTCTACAGAGGTGCAAGGAGTGGAgatgcttttcttttcttttcgacCATCTGGTGGATTTGGAGAAGCAGGAATCATGACTTATTTAATATAGATGATTCATGGAGTGCTAGTAAAGTGGTGAGTTTGATTCGTAGTTCAGTAAGGGAGTTTCACACTATTTTTACTATGCATCAATCTCTGTCTCCTCCTTCATTTTGTTTGCATTGGGTTCCACCTCCAGTTCATTCTGTTAAATTGAATTGTGATGCTAGTTGGTTTGCTCCTTCTGGCTATGCTGGTTTTGGTTGTATTATTCGCAATCCTGATGGATGTTGGTTGAAAGGTTGCACTGGAAAAGTCGAAGTGTGCAGTGTTCTTTTTGCTGAATTGTATGCAATTTGGAGAGGTTTACTTCTTGCTTGGGAGAGTGGATTTCGTGAGGTTATTTGTGAAACAGACTGTTTAGAAGCTCTTTTCTTGGTAAACCAAAGAATGCTTAGTAAGGATATTCCGGAATGGGATTTGGCAAAGCATATTCAGGAGGTTATGAATTGGAATTGGAGAGTCTCTATTCTTTTAATTCAAAGGACTGCAAATAGTGTTGCAGATTGTATGGCTAAAGCAGCTGCTTCTGTCGCAGACATTCACTCGAATTGGAGCCAACCATGGAGTGAGCTTCAACATCTAATAGATTTAGATATGACCCTAGccaattaa